In Lytechinus pictus isolate F3 Inbred chromosome 13, Lp3.0, whole genome shotgun sequence, the DNA window AAGATCATGGATAACTTTAGTCATGTACGTTGAATCTACAAGGAACATAAAACTCTGTTCAGCTGATACACATTTGATACAGGAGAAACTCAATAACCTGGTCTTAAAGTATTTCAACTTGGGAGAATAATCGACTTGGGGACGGTCCACTGCTTTGTGCAAATTCACATGCATGTTGCGCATGATTACAcgcagtaaaaaaaaagcacGTTCACGGTTGTTTAAGCCCAACACTTTCACAagttgtttaaatttttttgtaattgtttttactgtttttaacaacttgtttaaacagtttaaacagtagttgttaggGTGACAatcttaaacaacgtgcttaaaatttcaaacagcgtttttacagtgtctACATATTTTGGTTTGAAACAAAACAACTTGGGCGACTTGATTCATAATAAAATCGAATTTTCAATCATATCTCTGTATCAACAGCAATCTATGAAAGTGGAAATGGcgtctatttttttatatacatttaaaaagcaagaaaaaaaaataggacgTGGCTcctttttttggaaattttgaagaaaaaaggaaatgacGCCTAATTTGGGAATATGTTGGGAAAAGGAAAACTAAGAAATGGCGCTTATTATTGGATACAATGGGGGGACATGTAACTGGCGCTGATTTTTTGTTATgtattggaaaacaaagaattaaaaaaattggaaatgacACCTATTTTTGGATATGTTGGGAATCAACTAAATAGGAAATTGCATCTTTTGGGAAATTTTGAAACAACAAAAATAGGAAATCgcttaatttttttgatatattgGAAAGAAAACAGAATAGGAAATGGCGCCTATTTCTAGATGTGTTGGAAAAATGGAACTGGCGCCTATTTTGGAataattttgttggaaaaaaaggaaatgacgCCTATGATTGCTTGGGAATTTTGGAAACAACTGAAACAAGAAAATGACACCTGTTTTGGGATATGTTGGAAAAACAACCAAACATAGAAAATGGCGCCTACTTCGAGAAGGATGTTGGAAATCAACCGAAAAAAGGGAAATGTCGCCTAATTCATGTAATTTGGGTTAGGTTTGAAATCAACCAAAAATAGGAAATGGCACCTAATCTTCTGATATGGTGGGAAAACAACCCCATTATAGGGAATGGCGCCTGATTTTCGGTTTGCTGGAAAACTAAAATCGGTAATGGCGCCGTATTTTTTGATTACTGTAttagaaaacaacaaaaaataggaAATGGTGCGTAATTTTCTGATATTATGCTGAAAACAACCAAAAAGAGAAGGGAACGGCGCAAAATTTGGGTTTGTTCttcaaaaaatcaaaacatgaaATGGAACCTATTTTGGATATGTTGGAAAAACAATCTAAAATAGGAATTGGTACGTAATTTTGGACTTTCTGTTGGAAAacaacagaaaatttgaaattactcCTTATTTTTGATAACTTGGAAAACAACCACTAAAATGGCGCGTAATTTTCATGCCAGAAAGCAACCCAAAATAGAAAATGGCGTTTAATTTTCAAGATTATCACTCACCTCTCCTCTTGCGCGCACGTTTGTATCCGGGATTCTTAAGGCGGGAAAAACATTATCCAGATACCATTTGAAGTCGTGGCATTGGAGGTCTTTGCGTAGCGTGATTCGCTCGGACACATCGCCGTACTCCTGCCCGATCAGCTCGGGCCTGTTGGAGTAGAAGATCTGCTTGAAGGGCTCGTCCACCCAAACTTCAACCAGCCGCATGGTGTTACGCTTGTATGTTCTGGTGTTAATATACATcaggagaaaaaataaataaacgcCTATTAATTTTGAGGACACTATTCATTTGAAAGTCATGGGGTATATCTGGTGTCCACCCAAACTTGTGTTATGCTTGTATGTACTGGTGTTAGTATACatcaggagaaaaaaataagcaccgatggatttattttgataaCACCATTCAGTTCAGTCTATGACAGGCATTTCACGCTTCTGAAACAGCGGTGTTATAGATTATtgtgagaaaaatattttgagggggcacgATGACGTTTGTGGGATATTTTTcggacttaaaaaaaatgacagtcgGTCGTTAAATgcttttaaataaggatttaatTATCAACATTGAAGGAAACTATGATTTACCGTATATCGtataaaacaatcaaaataaatgatggaaaatagtcattttaaagcctggttttaacaaaaatgtgtgatagtatgatattaattttattttaattattggaTTAGGACGAACTTCATATgatttgtttactttttaaaaaaatcgttTATTGGGTTTGTTTTTGAgagtttcgtttattttgaaACTAATTGATTCATTGTTTAGATTTTAatgcatatttttgtgtttgttaGTCTTTTCCAATTCGTTTGGGTTCCATATTTATatagatatgtatatatataagtgAGTATTTAATTTGTGCTattgattatgtaaatattaCTGATTCAATTATATTGATTACAATAGCAAATTGTATTTTATGACAGGGCCGTTGTGGAAAGCAGTTTTGAAACCGACAAAGCCACCCTGTGTAAATAAaactacaaataaaaataaataactaaacaaataaaaagataatctTATTTCGTAACAGATTaaagattttgacattatattaaacaaataaaatcacttttcaacccTTTTCGTTTCGTTTCCTATTCTTATCTCCTTTTCACCCATTGTGGCACTGTTTGATGTTGTGTTGAATGTGTTTAAACCTCATGATAAGGTAATAATTCCAACACCGAAGGATATGACACTTCACTTACAACGACTGGTGTGATTCCTAACACCTTACTTTTCTGTGTATAGTAATGCTTCTAATAAATTTGGCATTGCATactaaaatgtaaatgaaaacaccTAGCAAAGGTCATTCAGATTACAATAccgattgattttgttttctaatCAAGTTGATAGCTATATGAATTCAAAATAATCTGTAATAGTCGatccttttatatattttttttctattgctaTTAATGGAATATGTAACAGGTCCTCAATATAGTGTTCTGAATTGATATCTATGCATGGATTTTAATGCCCTGCATATAATATAGTCAAATTGATGTGCTTCTGGACGGATGTACCTATTATTTTGTTGCACGATTCTGAACAATAGAGTGATGATTTGAAAAACCCCGGTATatatgacattttcaatacattgcCGCGAAAATTATATGTGTACTTACTTCAGATTTCCTCCTGGGAATTTATATGGCTGTTTCTTCCTGAATATATGCGCCACGCGAGAACAAGGATGGATTTCTAGGGTGCCGCCGCACATCCAGatcttttattaataaataaatggtACAAAAAGGTAACACAAATAACAGTTATTGCGCTTTTCTGTCTTCTTCAGTTTTTCGCTTATAATCTTTCTGTCTTCTTAAGGTTTTGCTGAATTTTCCAGTTCCATTTCAAACAAAGAGCAGCTTCTTTTTAAACTCTTACCAGTTTTCGACAATGTGATTGGTGCAAAAATGTTCTTTGGAGACACCAAAAGTATATACACTCTAAAACCAGagagtaaaaatttacccaatattgggtagaaagggaacatgcatgtttgctgggtaatttTCCCCCCAATATTTGATAAAATGCATGCttgaagggtaaatttcaacgctaCATTGCgtacaatttacaaaatatttggtatctttttacccaacaaacatgcatgttcccattttactcaatattgggtaaacatttttttagagtgtacaaaTTTGGCCCTCAAATTAATGTGTGTGCATGGCCCTGTTTTGGGGATGCTGTTATACACCATAGGCAGCTATAGCAGCTACTAGAAATCATGtagaaatttgattaaaatcccCTTCATTTTCAAGCGGAACCTTTTTTTCTAGGGGGTGGGGGGGGCTTGTATTTTATTTCGAATTCAGCACCCCCTCttcaaaatcgttcccaggcTCATGTCTATGTGCGCAAACTCCAGTAAATCAACCAACCTTTTTCCTACATTGGCAACCTCTTAAGTTTCTTCAAAGAagcagaaaagggggaaaaacagtTCTTTAGAATCGGAAACGGTTCTAAGGGAATATTACTACGACGTCATAAATGATGTCGTATACCTTAAAGGAGAGTTCGAGGTTCTCAGCTCCCCATATATCAAAGCCGGGGTCGTAGGTGCCTATATTGTAGAAGAAACTCTTGTCGATGGAAAACAGACCGCCCGCCATCGCTGGCGATCTGGGATGATAAAGATGAaagaatattaattattatgattatttctcATTGGTTTTCTTTCCGTCCtcaaaaaattatacaacatatatatgtttaaaaaacacaaaaaataacatgaataacatTATATGATGGAATGAATTATTCTCGACATTGACATGTGCATAAAGTTAATGCTCTTAAGAAGATAAAAGGCAAAATGTCAAAGACAAAAGACAGTTAGAAATCCCATTATCAGCTGCACCAATAATGTGCCATactggtcttccatggggacCAACAATAGCAATTTTAAGCAAGTTTAAACAACGTGTTGTTATAGTAGcgtattgttattatcattttcattattattattatcataattatcattattatcatcattaccaataAATTACCTGATTGGCCATGATTGGTCCTCTCTCCTCCTCGCCTCATAATCGGGCATTGCATTCCAAATGAATCTCATTTCCCAATTAAAAGCACCAATGATTCCTTGTCCCGAGTTCGAATAACTGAAAAATAGAGATTGCATTCGGAATTCTCAAAACATGCTGCTGTTGCTTATGCTATTGCACTGTCATGCGTCATAATTTGAAGGTAAGAATTACCATGACAAAAATAATCGGTGACAAATTGAGTCTAGAATTTTGATGGGCTAGATTTTGGATGCTGTAATCACTGTTCCTTGAATTATTCGAGCGAGCGAAATGAACGATCAGAAATCAATGTATTACGTTGGGTATTGcgtataagaaaaaaattcaatgacaataataatcCATGACTCTAGAGTAGCCTTAACTTTGAAAGGATAACTTTGGAATACTGTACCATATTTTCGAGCGAACGAATAGAACGATCAGAAATCGATATATTACGTAAAGCATTTTAATAATCATAGATataatttaaaatttgaattggGAAATATTAAAAGGGGAATAATTCAAATGTAATGGTATACCGTTGCACCAGCGAAAACGACTCCAAAACGTGACTGAATGTCATTGGTAAAAATATCCGTCAGGGGAGCGATTCTTAACATCTTTGtacaagatgtcagatctgacaactttccttgattttgattggctgagaagcattgttactatagtaactgacGGATAATCATAAAACCGGACTCTTGGGGTCGGTTTCGTTGCTGGTTTGACTGTATAGCATAAATGGGCGTGGTTATTGTTCGTACCCGAAAGTGGTCTCGTCGATGGCGTCGATGGATGGGCATACTACGTTGGTCTTGTCGTCGTGGATACGCTGTAAAAGCGGCTCGAGCCAGCCGACGTTGCACTCGACGTGCGAATCGAGGAAGGTTAGGACCGGTCCCTCGGCCATCTCCGCCCCGATTATCCGGGCGCGTATCAGGCCTTCACGCTGGCCGAGGCGAACGACCTTAACCTTTGGAAATCTCTTCATGTACTTGTCAAGTTGTTCCTTGAGGTATTCTGGATGTCCCAAAGatgaaaaaaaggtgaaatggatcaaagaaagaaagaaagaaaaaagaaaaaaatatgcaaaacaaaagaaagattaaaaaagaaaatacagccAGAAGATGCAGGATGTTCAACgatacttgattacacttatgtctaagtttcaagAACTATATAGATCAATTCAGCAAATACGacaaacatggtcaaagttcgttgaacctaaatgacctttgacattggtcatgtagcctgaaactcgcacaggatgtttggtgatactttattgattttatgtCTAGGTTTCacgaactagatccataaacttttacaGTTATGATGGCGATTCAACAaaacccccaacacggccaaagtttgttgacccaagatgatatttgaccttggtcatgtgacttgaaactcaaacAGGATGTTTAGTGTTATACCATTAcacttatgtctaagtttcatgaactagatctataaacttcaaagttatgacggcatttcaaaaacttaacctaatTAAGATTTTGacgttgattcccccaacatggtctaagttcattgatcctaaatgacctttgaccttggtcatgtgacttgaaaatCCAGCAGGATATTTAGTAATacctgattacccttatgttcaagtttcatgaactaggtttataCACTTTTAAGTTATgaggacatttcaaaaacttaaccttggttaagatttcaatgttgacgacgacgacgacgccgccgccgccaccaccgtcagaaaagcggcacctatagaggctgttctcactacgttcctaaaactagtttactggaaactagtttagtggaaactagtttaacgcgtagtgagaacggtcgaagcggtcttggaagcgatcttccaaaccagtttggaaaaccacctcgcttgaggctgttctcactacgttcctaaaactagtttactgggaaccggttcagaaagccagtttggaagatcgctttgctagcgttctcacttgatcacacgaaagtggttttcaaaatcacttcacgtatagcgctcttgttgctatggaaacgctctcagtggggagacacgtttcgcgcgaaattcgaaaccacagcataggcattctacacctgtcgtgtggagtagcgcgctcaaaatgtgcgaagatcgcttcccgaagaacggttgtgtcctcacttacgctaaaaccacttttccgatgcgaagcgatcttgaaaactacatcgcgaggtggtcttccaaactggtttggaagagcgcttccaagagcgcttcgaccgttctcacttagcgttaaactagtttccactaaactagtttccactaaactagtttaaggaactgagtgagaacagcctccgATCGCTTtccctcgttaaactggttttagcgtaagtgaggacacaaccgttcttcgggaagcgatcttcgcacattttgagcgcgctactccacacgacaggtgtagaatgcctatgctgcggtttcgaatttcgcgcgaaacgtgtcaccccactgagagcgtttccatagtaacaagagcgctttacgtgaagtgattttgaaaaccactttcgtgtgatcaagtgggaaaaatagcaaagcgatcttccaaagtggtttcctgaatcggtttccagtaaaaagcgtaatgagaacggcctcagtcttgctctgctatacaggcgagacaaaatggagaaaacttaagaaaaggaaagggaaagagtgatTTATTTGCTCTTTACGCCATCCCCCCTTTCCCTGTGGGATTGGATTTAAGAGGTAAACCCGGTTTACCTCTTTGACTGAAGTCATCGACCAGGAGGACCTCGGCGATTAGCTCTGGCGGAGATCGATTGAGCACGCTATGGACGGTCCGTAAGAGGGTCGACCACGACTCTTCCGTGAAACAGATGATGACGCTGGTCTTGGGGAGATCGTTGGAATACTCCTTCGTTTTGCACCTGTATGACGAAGTTGTAGTAAATTTATCAACTTAACTAAGTCAACCGGGTATTGTATTCTATTTcagcaggggcggaaatctctccccaaaggtcgggggggggggggacccggGGCtggtaaatttgacaagcaaaaaaaaggttatttctCAAAATGTAAGGTAATTTCGACCAAAAATACATTTGacatttgacaagccaaaaaaagggTCTCACCCAAAAAGTAAGATCATTTCGTCTaaagtacatttttttaatttcgatttcggatgatgtatttctttccatcataaaagaccaaaaatagtagggggacatttgatattgtgtcccccccccccctactatttgggGTAGGGGGCGCGTCCTCCCTgtcccctgggatttccgcccatttCTTTCAGCAGGatacattcatattttgttttaattaaagGGGATGGGGAGGGAGCTTCCTAACATGGtgtttatttgaataacaacaagaaaaatcaagcaatcaTAACGACATTTCATTATAAATcatatgtaaaatataaaagttatgaTAGTCGCTTATTTAAAAAAGCTGTTATATGCACAGCGTGGTCATGAATgggagagtcgatgatgtcggtcactcactatttccattgtattttattgtgagAATTATACcctgatttatttcatttgacaaaaagTATGACAAGGACATTTTTCAGagaatcacaataggttaccccaatgacaatatcaattttgtttcacattataATGAGAAGACGATCAAAAAATTAcatattaattttcatatttcatgtaaaataaaatacgaAAAGAAATGGTGAATGTCTGACGTCATCAGTAATAATGTGTACCTCTATTTCAAGGAATATTGGAATTATAGCCCTGCCCCTAATTATGGTTAAGTATACTGGCGTAAATACAATCGTGATGTCATACTAAAATTATTGGGGGTAACACAATagttctccccccccctcccacccaAACAATACGTTCTCTGCTTGAATATACTTCCTAGCTCGCAAGTTATTAAATATTTACTCAGCATTTATCcacattcatcatgttcaagTGTATTGTtgaacattgatttgacttcACGAAATCTGAACTGCAATATCCCATTTGTTCCCTGTGTCTGCGATATGTtgcaaaaatgaagcccagaaaaaaaaatcacccgaaaatcagtatttactgtttcaataagtaaaaaataagacaataatagaaaataataaagagacCAGAAACACTGTCTTGTCTTGTAAATACTGCACTTGAACGCCTCAAAGAAGCTTTAGACGTGCAGGCCATTCATGCAATCGCTGTCGctataaactttttttaattagcaTGTTTTTGCTAGTTTACTGCCCGAATTGAGTCCCATTTACTACATTGTGTTACAATTAGACGCCCATGTCATAAACTTTAAATTTTCATTCCGTGAAATATTGACAATGACTATACGAATttattttcccctgatttttGTATCCATTACGAACAATGTCAAATTATCAAATACAACGCACCTCAAAATAGAgatttatagatttttttaagGAGAACTTTGTAATGTCAACCTTATTATTGTCCTGACTTATCGTTATATATTGACAGGCTCTTACGTCATCGTACATTATCTATCATTGTGGGGCCTGTGACACAAAGCTTAACAATCATCCTAGACATTACGTTTGATACTTTGATTGCTTGACTACTATGTTCAATCatttgtgaaaatcaagcgtacgattaattgctTATCATGGGGAACCGGGCCCCGATTTATATGATTCTGATTATCGAGTGCACTGTGACAATGTCCGGGGATTCCCTGTGTGGGGAATTCCCAGGCTAGGTCTTCCGCACAGACATTTACACGGtgtgttataaaaaaaaaaaagtagtggcgtttaatagaccagttcgtagatacttcatggacaattttggtcaaatgacctttcatttctttcattatgataggcagatttcaaagcaagatattacgtaagcttgccttacatatcaggatgaagaaattgaatagaccagatgactagaatagcacaccaatgaacactttatgaaggtatttgttgcattcctactttgaatgcatatcatagcatgttgcacaatgtacttggcaaactgtgaaataccagtcgttcgtggatgcattgttgttttttgtggatgtaaatgaaaaccgcaattcaaaagaatatatgaataatcaagacatcaaagttggtgcttatctcattagattttaaaccaccatgtcactttagtacaaatgaccttcctctgatcatgcgtagaatatTTTGATCATGCACAGAAAGGAACTGTGAACTGGCTTATAGCGAGTGAGCGTGTAGCATAAAAGCGATTAATAATTCATGCCACATAGCTTTCGCagaatgatatttaaaaaatatacatgaaaaaaaggtaaaattcaTGCTAGCAGTCATAATTATCTTTATTACACTACCCATGAAAATGATATAGGCTATAAACTAGGGGCCCTCCATCTGATAAAACTCATCCGTCGTCGGATATGAtctatcaaagaaaatatttccTTCTATTTTTGAACAAAAACTAATCACAACatgattattattgattgaAAGAAAGTAAATGAACTCTTTTTTAGGCCCGCATCCgttgattcccccccccccttcttttgATCCAAGGTCTAGCAGAAAAGAAGCCTACATCATTGTCTTAGTCACAAGTATTATGCATGGTATTTTAATAGGCCTACTGAGTGTAGTCTGCTTTTCTAGTACAAACACATTTCTAGAATCAAATCtgtttaaaggacaaatccaccccaacagaaagttgatttgaataaaaagagaaaaatccaacaagcataacactgaaaatgtcatcaaaatcggatgtaaaataagaaagttatgacattctaaagttttgcttaatttcacaaagcagttatatgcacatcctggtaggtatgcaaatgaggagactgatgacgtcatccactcactatttattttgtattttattatatgaaataggaaatgttctatttttctcctcattgtcaagtgaaacaacgattaattcatccctgaacatgtggaatgaacattgtttaatactatatgattcagtcaagttggtccttattgtcaaatctataaaaaatgaaatattgtatcattcaaacaataaaaaacaaaagaaatagtgagtgagggacatcatcgactgtctcatttgagttgtgcatatcactgtttcgtgaaaataagcaaaattttaaagtgtcataactttcttattttacatccgatttcgatgaaattttcagtgttatgctagttagatttttctccatttattaaaatcaacctttttctggagtggacttgacctttaatgcaGGATCCGGGTGCAGGATAGTGCCTATTTCGGGGGTAACCGCTATCATGAATTCACTGTAGCGGTGAGGTATTGCGTAATGTCAGAATCAGTTTTCTGCGTCACCCTGTACACATTTCGCAATGTTTACAAAATCGCTCTTTTCCGCTCGTGCCAATTTCTCAAAACGATTGTGTTTCGCACATTTTTACTTCATGACAGTTTGTTTTCTACTCGACAATCCTAGTTCGGTTTCTTCAGGTCTACGCTGAAAAGAGAAGGACAATTACTAATTAAGTGATATAAATAAGCGAAAGCTAGCTCAAGAAAACGCAAAATCATTTGAACCGTCGTGAAAAGGGAATCTCGTTCATCCAATCTGCATTCCGATATTATTTCAAAGCCAGGCATGGGGAATACACACGGCAAGCTTGTGAGTGATGATAACACAAAGTGGCGTTTAAAAAAATCTCGCAAGATACAGGATCCCGAAAGTATCGAGGAAACGCGGGAGAAAGATGTGGAGAACGAGAAAGAGGACGAGATCgtgaaggagaaagagaaagaaaacgagaagcaggaagaagaggaaaacaAAGATGAAGGTGGAAAGGGAATAAACCAAGAGGACGACCGCAACGGACAAGACTCCGTCGATAAAGAGGAACCCATCCAAGATCGAACAAACGTGACAAacgaagagaaagaagaagaagaaccaGTAGAGAACACTTCTCAGGGCTCGGAATCTCCCGAGGTCCAGCCGAAGCCCGAGCCGAGAACCATAGAGGAGTTTGTTGGCTTAAACGTCGGTGGTGTGGTTTACACGACAAGTCGCAGTACACTGGTTCGATACCCCGACTCGATGCTGGGGGTGATATTTACGGCGGCGGTCCCGACCCCCAAGGATAAGCAAGGTAAGCTTGTAATAAAATTAGTATAATACTACCCTTTTATACGACAGGAAGCAagtaattaaatttttttttttttttaatcattttttttatgtactgAAACGTTCCATCTGCACATATTTCccgaaaaggaaaaaaacactaaaaatatAACGAAAGGACCAAGCACTTGTCCCCTCCTCagccccctacccccccccctcccaaaaaatgCAACTGCACTCGTACATTAAGACAGTTGATATGATAAATACTTTTGAATGGTTTTCAAGGGATTTCGCGCATTCAAGTTATGCTCACAGTGGCAATTAACCACTGAaaacttttattcaaatttaaatcaaaataaaattcatattgtTACTATTCAACACTTCCCGTTTTCAATAAAAAGTCACCTACGAACACGACATGCACgaacatgaaaatattttccgCATAGAAAAATCTATTTGCCTGTCACAATTTAGCTGAGGGTGGCACTACAGGGGGACAGAGGGGCAATCGCCTCCTCATGgcatgaatggtgttttttccaagaattaaaaacataaataaaaaagggggagtGGGGAAATCGAGGAAGAATGCAAGGAAAAATGAACGAAGAAGATAAAATTAAGAGGACTCTGGACCGCTTAACTCTACCCATCATAAATGTATGACGTCATCTTTTGGTATAATCTTGTCCCCTACCACATCATCCTTGCGCCTCCCCATGCAGGTTCAGGGATCCTCTCACAaattcaggtttcaagtttaACACATGTGTGTCTTATTCCAAAATACAGAGCTTAATAAACATGGTAAGGCTTTAACAAAATCTCTATGAATATCAATGAACCTCAATATATTCATTATACAAGTAAGTTCTCATCATTTTCAATTGTACTTCAGGAAACTATATGATAGATGCAGACGGTCAGATGTTCCGATACATTCTGAATTATTTACGTCGTGGCACCCTCTCCCTACCCAAGGGTTTCGCAGAGTATCGTCTCCTCTATGAGGAAGCAGCCTTCTTCCAGCTACCAGACCTCAAGCAGCTCGTCTCTCAACATTTGTCGCAAATTGTTCCAAGTCAGGCCTTGCCACAAGCACAGGTGAAGGTGGAGACAGCCCCAGAGACGTCAAAGTATGTCATCGAGATCTACGTCAGAGAAGACGACGACGTACCTCAGTCATGGCGGATCTACGGCAGCCTCGGCTTGCTGTCAAAGATTCCAACCCTGACTGACTACATGCATAATTACAGGAAAGGAAGCCAGTGCCTTGAGTTCACCACGCAGCATCCGATGTTCCCTTCGAACACCTATAGAAGATTCCCAAAGACCACTCTCTTCTATCACATCTTCGACATCGGTTTCAAGCTCCACACCTCTGACTCTTTGGAGATCGCTGACGTAGACAGTGCCAAAATCACTTGGCTTAGATACCTGTTCACGTCTACAACGTTATAATACGTTGTATTgatcaaaataaacaatactAGCCTTACTCTGATTTTGGTCGACCACAATATCGCCAACTTTTAGTGAAGAGGTCTGTCCTACTTCATGCGGGAAGATCGCGAGTCCTGCGGTGTTTAGGTAAGCTGACACGGTATAAACTGCAGTAA includes these proteins:
- the LOC129275136 gene encoding BTB/POZ domain-containing protein kctd15-like, whose protein sequence is MGNTHGKLVSDDNTKWRLKKSRKIQDPESIEETREKDVENEKEDEIVKEKEKENEKQEEEENKDEGGKGINQEDDRNGQDSVDKEEPIQDRTNVTNEEKEEEEPVENTSQGSESPEVQPKPEPRTIEEFVGLNVGGVVYTTSRSTLVRYPDSMLGVIFTAAVPTPKDKQGNYMIDADGQMFRYILNYLRRGTLSLPKGFAEYRLLYEEAAFFQLPDLKQLVSQHLSQIVPSQALPQAQVKVETAPETSKYVIEIYVREDDDVPQSWRIYGSLGLLSKIPTLTDYMHNYRKGSQCLEFTTQHPMFPSNTYRRFPKTTLFYHIFDIGFKLHTSDSLEIADVDSAKITWLRYLFTSTTL